From the genome of Pukyongia salina, one region includes:
- a CDS encoding NAD(P)H-dependent flavin oxidoreductase produces the protein MQNRITTLFNIKYPIIQAGMIWNSGWRLASAVSNAGGLGLLGAGSMYPEVLREHIQKCKKATDKPFGVNVPMLYPNLEEIIEIIIEEGVSIVFTSAGNPKTYTSQLKEAGITVVHVVSSVKFALKAQEAGVDAVVAEGFEAGGHNGREETTTFTLIPMVKEQISVPLIAAGGIANGRGMLAAMVLGADGVQVGSRFVASEESSSHIAFKKMVVAAKEGDTLLTLKELAPVRMLKNKFFEDVMKLYQSNPSPEELKELLGRARAKRGMFEGDLEEGELEIGQIAGLIHDIKPAAQIVDEMVTEFEAARSTVKDLF, from the coding sequence GTGCAAAACAGGATTACAACATTATTTAATATCAAGTATCCCATCATCCAGGCCGGAATGATCTGGAACAGTGGCTGGCGATTAGCAAGCGCAGTTAGCAATGCCGGGGGCTTGGGCCTGCTTGGCGCCGGATCCATGTATCCCGAGGTCCTTAGGGAACATATACAAAAATGTAAAAAGGCAACCGATAAACCCTTCGGAGTAAATGTTCCTATGTTATATCCCAATCTGGAAGAGATCATAGAGATTATAATCGAAGAAGGAGTTTCAATCGTGTTTACTTCCGCTGGCAACCCGAAAACTTATACCTCTCAACTCAAGGAAGCCGGAATCACCGTAGTGCATGTGGTAAGTAGTGTAAAATTTGCCTTAAAAGCTCAGGAAGCCGGAGTGGATGCTGTTGTGGCTGAAGGCTTCGAGGCTGGCGGTCATAATGGGAGGGAAGAAACTACAACCTTCACACTTATCCCTATGGTGAAGGAACAAATTTCTGTCCCACTTATCGCAGCCGGAGGGATCGCCAATGGCAGAGGAATGTTGGCGGCCATGGTACTGGGAGCTGATGGTGTGCAGGTAGGTAGTAGATTTGTTGCTTCGGAAGAATCCAGTTCACATATTGCCTTTAAAAAGATGGTGGTTGCCGCCAAAGAAGGTGATACTCTTCTTACCTTAAAAGAACTGGCTCCCGTACGAATGCTGAAAAACAAGTTCTTTGAGGATGTGATGAAATTATATCAATCCAACCCTTCTCCCGAAGAGCTGAAAGAATTACTGGGCCGGGCCAGGGCGAAACGCGGTATGTTTGAAGGGGATCTGGAAGAAGGCGAACTGGAAATAGGACAGATCGCAGGATTAATTCACGACATAAAACCGGCGGCACAAATTGTGGACGAAATGGTAACCGAATTCGAGGCAGCAAGATCTACAGTGAAAGACCTGTTTTAA
- a CDS encoding S8 family serine peptidase — protein sequence MKKLFMAGIMLVCQGILAQSQEALVFFADKENVAASIANPISILTQEAIDRKTTHNVTIDERDVPVNETYISTIKSQPGITVYSKSKWLNAVYVSGTQAEVEDLLNLSFVTAVEFMDPDLNLFPVPFPTPDKFSLENESSRIVYNYGAAANQIQMLAGDFLHEQDFTGDGMIIAVLDSGFPNVTTNPAFAELISENRLLGTFDFVLDQVTIGGSSSHGARVLSDMAGFIDGQFVGTAPEASYYLFRTEDASTERPVEEAYWLEALERADSLGVDVVNTSLGYQDFDNPNYDHSYADLDGETTLGARAANLAFDKGMLLVTSAGNDGGGFTYVATPADALGILTVGAVDSNGNYASFSSIGPTVDGRIKPDVMAQGASAAVVNENGMITTNSGTSFSSPIMTGVVACLWQSRPDARNFQVMQIVRESAHLFNNPTDEMGYGIPNFEDAYNALQLLGNDQFLLQINFALYPNPVSEILNISFPTAEERATVTVYNLLGEKVFDHEVTSTTGGINIAQLRAGMYLVSIKGELASNTFKIVKR from the coding sequence ATGAAAAAATTATTTATGGCCGGGATTATGTTAGTGTGTCAGGGCATACTCGCACAATCACAGGAGGCTTTGGTGTTTTTTGCCGACAAGGAAAATGTGGCGGCCTCGATCGCTAATCCTATTAGTATCCTAACCCAGGAGGCCATCGATAGAAAAACAACGCATAACGTAACAATCGATGAGCGGGATGTACCCGTGAATGAAACCTATATAAGCACGATTAAGAGTCAGCCCGGGATCACAGTGTACTCTAAGAGTAAATGGCTTAATGCGGTTTACGTGAGCGGTACTCAGGCTGAAGTCGAAGACCTCCTCAATTTATCTTTTGTTACGGCAGTAGAATTCATGGATCCTGATCTGAACCTATTTCCGGTTCCTTTTCCTACACCCGATAAATTTTCCCTTGAGAACGAATCTTCCCGAATCGTTTATAATTATGGAGCAGCAGCCAATCAAATACAAATGCTGGCCGGAGATTTCCTGCATGAACAGGATTTTACCGGAGATGGAATGATCATCGCCGTTCTGGATAGTGGCTTTCCAAACGTAACCACCAATCCTGCTTTTGCCGAATTGATTTCTGAAAACAGACTATTAGGGACTTTCGATTTTGTATTGGATCAAGTCACGATAGGCGGAAGTAGTAGTCATGGCGCAAGAGTGCTTAGCGATATGGCTGGCTTTATCGACGGACAGTTCGTGGGAACAGCCCCGGAAGCGTCCTATTATCTGTTCAGGACAGAAGATGCCTCCACCGAACGCCCGGTAGAAGAGGCATACTGGTTGGAAGCCCTGGAACGAGCCGATAGCCTTGGAGTCGATGTGGTGAACACCTCCCTTGGGTACCAGGATTTTGATAATCCTAATTACGATCACAGCTATGCCGATCTGGATGGGGAGACCACCCTTGGCGCCAGAGCAGCTAATCTTGCTTTCGACAAGGGAATGCTACTGGTAACCTCGGCGGGTAATGACGGGGGAGGATTTACTTACGTCGCAACCCCCGCGGATGCTCTGGGTATTTTAACGGTAGGTGCTGTAGACAGCAATGGTAATTACGCCTCGTTCAGCTCTATTGGCCCTACGGTAGATGGTAGAATAAAGCCCGATGTTATGGCGCAAGGTGCCAGTGCTGCCGTAGTTAACGAAAATGGAATGATAACCACCAATAGCGGAACTTCCTTTAGCTCTCCTATTATGACAGGCGTGGTGGCTTGTTTGTGGCAGAGCAGGCCGGACGCACGTAACTTTCAGGTTATGCAGATCGTTAGGGAATCTGCGCATTTGTTCAACAATCCTACAGACGAGATGGGCTACGGCATCCCTAACTTCGAAGATGCATATAATGCCCTGCAACTCTTAGGAAATGATCAATTCTTATTACAAATTAATTTTGCGTTGTATCCTAACCCTGTAAGTGAAATATTAAATATATCATTCCCTACAGCTGAAGAGCGCGCCACCGTTACAGTATATAATCTATTAGGCGAAAAAGTATTTGATCACGAAGTTACCAGCACAACGGGGGGAATAAATATTGCGCAGCTACGCGCAGGCATGTATTTGGTTTCCATCAAGGGGGAATTAGCTTCCAACACCTTTAAAATTGTAAAGCGATAG
- the mnmA gene encoding tRNA 2-thiouridine(34) synthase MnmA has product MKQRVVVGLSGGVDSSVAAYLLKEQGYDVIGLFMKNWHDDTVTISNECPWLEDSNDAMLVAQKLGIPFQTVDLSEQYKERIVDYMFREYEMGRTPNPDVLCNREIKFDVFMKIALDLGADFVATGHYCRKDSIEKDGKTIHRLLSGKDNNKDQSYFLCQLSQEQLAKTLFPIGELMKPQVREIAASKGLITAEKRDSQGLCFIGKVRLPDFLQQQLAPKEGVIVEVPSNFEGYAVGPPNFNSEEDKLKYLAAKKRYGTGDGTVVGKHQGAHFFTKGQRKGLAVGGTKEPLFVIDTDVEENVIYTGQGKDHPGLYRQGLFVRGEEIHWVREDLELEVDQSLKVKARIRYRQPLQEATLHRTESGLYVIFKQPQSAISEGQFVAWYDGEELLGSGVIS; this is encoded by the coding sequence ATGAAGCAGCGGGTTGTTGTAGGATTAAGTGGAGGAGTAGACTCCAGTGTGGCTGCCTATCTTCTTAAAGAACAAGGTTATGATGTTATAGGCCTCTTTATGAAGAACTGGCATGACGACACTGTGACCATATCTAATGAATGTCCGTGGTTAGAAGATAGTAATGATGCAATGCTTGTTGCTCAAAAACTTGGGATTCCGTTTCAAACAGTCGACTTGAGTGAGCAATATAAAGAACGGATCGTAGATTATATGTTCAGGGAATACGAAATGGGAAGAACTCCCAATCCTGATGTATTGTGTAACCGGGAGATCAAGTTCGATGTGTTTATGAAGATCGCTCTGGACCTTGGGGCCGATTTTGTGGCTACAGGCCATTACTGCCGAAAGGATTCTATAGAGAAAGATGGCAAAACCATCCACAGGTTACTTTCCGGCAAGGATAATAACAAAGACCAGTCTTATTTTCTTTGTCAGTTATCCCAGGAGCAACTGGCAAAGACCCTCTTCCCAATTGGAGAACTAATGAAACCCCAGGTAAGAGAGATCGCTGCGAGTAAGGGTCTTATCACCGCCGAGAAAAGAGATTCTCAGGGGCTTTGTTTTATTGGAAAAGTCCGCCTGCCCGATTTCCTTCAGCAGCAGTTAGCTCCGAAGGAAGGAGTGATCGTAGAGGTCCCTTCAAACTTCGAAGGCTATGCTGTAGGCCCACCTAATTTTAATTCCGAAGAAGATAAACTTAAATACCTGGCGGCTAAGAAAAGGTACGGAACCGGTGATGGTACTGTAGTTGGGAAACACCAGGGAGCACATTTTTTTACCAAAGGTCAAAGAAAAGGCCTGGCCGTAGGCGGGACGAAAGAACCCCTTTTTGTAATCGATACCGATGTAGAAGAAAATGTGATCTACACAGGGCAGGGGAAAGACCATCCCGGCTTGTATAGACAAGGACTCTTTGTGCGGGGCGAGGAGATACATTGGGTTCGTGAAGATCTTGAATTAGAGGTAGATCAATCTTTAAAGGTTAAGGCTCGAATCCGCTACAGGCAACCTTTGCAGGAGGCAACGCTGCACCGGACAGAGTCTGGACTTTATGTTATCTTTAAGCAGCCGCAGTCGGCGATTAGCGAAGGGCAATTTGTTGCCTGGTACGATGGGGAAGAATTGCTGGGCAGTGGTGTAATATCTTAA
- a CDS encoding toxin-antitoxin system YwqK family antitoxin, with protein sequence MRSVLFFFFGIVFTFSPLLSQEGINQFDENKKRHGSWKKYFPGTDQLRYEGEFDHGRETGTFKFYCEDCGSQPMVIKKFRPNSDIAEVQYFTVKGKLVSEGKMQGKDRIGEWLFYHKKSSAVMSRENYKNGKLDGKKYTYYPNGQVTEEISYVDGLMQGENLYYGPDGTLLKKLRYSNDQLHGEAIYYDAYGNVTIKGFYKDGAKHGLWQYFKDGKVEVEETHPRPRN encoded by the coding sequence ATGAGATCTGTTTTGTTTTTTTTCTTCGGAATTGTTTTCACATTCTCCCCACTTTTATCACAGGAGGGAATCAATCAATTTGATGAGAATAAAAAGCGGCATGGTAGCTGGAAGAAATACTTTCCGGGTACCGATCAATTACGCTATGAAGGTGAGTTTGATCACGGCAGGGAAACAGGTACCTTTAAATTCTATTGCGAGGATTGTGGGAGTCAGCCCATGGTGATCAAAAAATTCAGACCAAATAGTGATATTGCCGAAGTTCAGTACTTTACTGTAAAAGGTAAACTGGTTAGCGAAGGCAAAATGCAGGGAAAAGACCGAATAGGAGAGTGGTTATTCTACCATAAGAAGTCCAGCGCTGTAATGTCCAGGGAGAACTATAAGAACGGAAAACTGGACGGTAAAAAGTATACCTACTATCCCAACGGTCAGGTCACCGAGGAAATAAGCTATGTTGATGGCCTTATGCAGGGTGAAAACCTGTATTATGGCCCTGATGGGACTTTATTAAAAAAACTTCGATATAGCAACGACCAACTTCATGGGGAGGCTATATACTATGATGCCTATGGGAATGTAACTATAAAAGGGTTCTATAAGGACGGCGCCAAACACGGTCTCTGGCAATACTTCAAGGATGGAAAGGTGGAAGTTGAGGAAACCCACCCCAGGCCCAGAAATTAG
- the yidC gene encoding membrane protein insertase YidC: MEEKKFDLNSLIGFILIGGILVYMLYLQQPTPEEIEAEKQKTEQLSKEAEKTEEEVVKDTIGLEEGIQEIVAVQTGDSLAMENLKNRLGSFAYSATLPSAIESTTVIENDVLELHVSNKGGQITLARLKDHTTINGDPIYLIKDGNNSFNLQFTSENRLLNTKDLFFEPKVSTDGENKVLSMRLKASESAYIEYRYELTPGEYMMGFSLKTQGLDGVMNTSQPIYLDWNLKGYRHAKSISYENRYTRLTYEYEGDKHSKLSPSGEDEELEKDVSWMNFRQHFFSSMLLTDTPFDEVALTSVDLVEDEEVDTVFTKQYGAKMLLTAKGGSVDYNMNMYYGPTDYKIFKKYDRNLDEAMPLGWGIFGMINKYIIIPLFGFLSGFLPAGIAIIVLTILIKLVLSPVQYKQYLSQMKMKILKPELDEIREKYKDNKMKIQQETMKLQNIAGANPLKTGCLPALLQIPVFYALFTFFPTAFDLRQKSFLWAEDLSSFDTIAEIPYIPFYGDHISLFPILASIAIFVYMMMTMGQSMQAQQQPGMPNMKFLMYLSPLFMLVFFNNYASGLSLYYLTSNLITIGIMLVIKNFILDEDKIHAKIQENKKKPKKQNRFQRKMAEMMEQAEQQKKAGKRK; the protein is encoded by the coding sequence ATGGAAGAAAAGAAGTTTGACCTCAATTCACTAATTGGTTTTATACTTATAGGAGGGATCCTGGTTTACATGCTTTATCTGCAACAACCTACTCCGGAGGAAATTGAGGCAGAAAAACAAAAGACCGAACAGCTCAGCAAGGAGGCTGAAAAGACAGAAGAGGAGGTAGTAAAAGATACGATAGGGCTTGAAGAAGGTATTCAGGAAATCGTTGCGGTACAGACAGGGGACTCCCTTGCCATGGAAAATCTTAAAAACAGGCTGGGCTCTTTTGCATACTCGGCTACCTTGCCTTCAGCGATCGAATCTACCACCGTGATCGAGAACGATGTCCTCGAACTTCACGTAAGTAATAAAGGTGGTCAAATAACCCTGGCTCGCCTGAAGGATCACACCACTATCAACGGAGATCCTATCTACCTTATTAAAGACGGAAACAATTCTTTTAATCTGCAATTTACTTCCGAAAACAGACTGCTAAATACAAAGGACCTGTTCTTCGAGCCCAAGGTATCAACCGATGGAGAGAACAAGGTACTCAGCATGCGTTTGAAAGCTTCGGAAAGCGCATATATTGAATATCGTTACGAATTAACGCCAGGAGAATACATGATGGGATTCAGTTTAAAGACCCAGGGACTGGATGGCGTTATGAACACCTCCCAACCCATATACCTTGACTGGAACCTAAAAGGGTATCGTCACGCAAAAAGTATTTCTTACGAAAACAGATATACCAGGCTTACCTACGAATACGAAGGTGACAAGCACTCCAAACTATCACCTTCAGGAGAAGATGAGGAGTTAGAAAAAGATGTTAGCTGGATGAATTTCCGTCAGCATTTCTTTTCTTCTATGCTCCTTACCGACACACCTTTCGATGAGGTCGCCTTAACTTCGGTTGACCTGGTGGAAGACGAAGAAGTAGACACGGTATTTACAAAACAATACGGCGCCAAAATGCTACTTACCGCCAAAGGAGGTTCTGTGGATTATAATATGAATATGTATTACGGTCCTACCGATTACAAGATCTTTAAAAAATACGATCGAAACCTCGATGAAGCTATGCCACTGGGATGGGGAATCTTTGGTATGATCAACAAATACATCATCATCCCATTGTTCGGTTTTCTAAGTGGGTTCCTTCCTGCCGGTATCGCCATCATTGTATTGACCATCCTTATCAAGTTAGTATTATCTCCGGTTCAGTATAAGCAGTATCTCTCTCAAATGAAGATGAAGATCCTGAAACCCGAATTGGATGAGATCCGCGAGAAATACAAGGACAACAAAATGAAGATCCAGCAGGAGACCATGAAATTGCAGAACATTGCAGGGGCCAATCCGTTGAAAACGGGATGTTTACCGGCATTACTGCAAATTCCGGTGTTCTATGCTTTGTTTACTTTCTTCCCAACTGCCTTCGACCTGAGACAAAAGAGTTTCCTGTGGGCGGAAGATCTGTCGAGTTTCGACACCATCGCGGAGATTCCGTACATACCTTTTTATGGAGACCATATTAGTTTATTCCCAATTCTCGCGTCCATCGCCATTTTTGTCTATATGATGATGACAATGGGGCAGAGCATGCAGGCACAACAGCAACCTGGAATGCCAAATATGAAGTTTCTTATGTATCTGTCTCCGTTGTTCATGCTCGTATTCTTTAATAACTACGCCAGTGGGCTATCGCTTTATTATCTAACCTCTAACCTGATCACCATTGGTATCATGCTGGTGATCAAGAACTTTATTCTGGACGAGGACAAGATCCATGCGAAGATTCAGGAGAATAAGAAAAAGCCTAAAAAACAGAATCGTTTTCAACGGAAGATGGCAGAAATGATGGAGCAGGCCGAACAACAAAAAAAGGCTGGAAAACGGAAGTGA
- a CDS encoding CTP synthase: MSKTKYIFVTGGVSSSLGKGIIAASLAKLLQARGYRVTIQKLDPYINVDPGTLNPYEHGECYVTDDGAETDLDLGHYERFLNVPTSQANNVTTGRIYQSVIEKERRGEFLGKTVQVIPHITNEIKERIQILGNSGDYDIVITEIGGTVGDIESLPYIESVRQLKWELGDDNALVIHLTLVPFLSAAGELKTKPTQHSVKTLMESGIRADILVCRTEHHLSQELRQKLALFCNVKEEAVIQSIDASTIYDVPNMMLDEGLDDVTLKKLNLENAPEPNLDQWNEFLDRHKNPKSHVKIGLIGKYVELQDSYKSILESFIHAGAENEVKVDVEYIHSEHIDSNTIKDVVSHLDGILVAPGFGERGVEGKIDAVRYARENNLPFFGICLGMQMAVIEYSRNVLGLEGANSTEMDPDTPHPVIDLMEEQKNVTHKGGTMRLGSWACELKEGSIVSGVYKTKVVKERHRHRYEYNDHYRDQLEAAGMTATGFNPDTGLVEIIELPSHPWFVGVQYHPEYKSTVANPHPLFVAFVKAAREHSEK, translated from the coding sequence ATGAGCAAAACAAAGTACATCTTCGTTACGGGCGGGGTTTCATCATCATTAGGAAAAGGTATCATCGCTGCATCGCTGGCTAAATTGCTGCAGGCACGTGGTTACCGGGTAACGATCCAAAAACTGGATCCCTATATAAATGTCGATCCGGGAACCCTAAATCCGTATGAACATGGAGAATGCTATGTTACAGACGACGGCGCTGAAACCGACCTGGACCTGGGCCACTACGAACGATTCCTCAATGTACCTACCTCTCAGGCAAATAATGTCACCACCGGTCGTATCTACCAAAGTGTTATTGAAAAGGAAAGACGGGGCGAATTTTTAGGAAAGACCGTACAGGTGATCCCGCATATCACCAATGAGATAAAAGAGCGTATTCAGATATTGGGTAACAGCGGGGATTACGATATTGTTATCACAGAGATCGGGGGAACCGTAGGTGATATAGAGTCACTACCATACATAGAATCTGTACGTCAGTTAAAATGGGAATTAGGCGACGATAACGCCCTGGTGATCCATTTAACCTTAGTGCCATTTCTCTCGGCGGCCGGAGAATTAAAAACAAAACCCACGCAGCATTCGGTAAAAACACTCATGGAAAGTGGGATCAGGGCAGATATACTCGTTTGTAGAACCGAACATCATTTAAGTCAGGAACTGCGCCAGAAATTGGCCTTATTCTGTAATGTGAAAGAAGAGGCAGTTATTCAGTCAATAGATGCATCTACCATTTACGACGTACCCAATATGATGCTGGATGAAGGCCTGGATGATGTCACCCTCAAGAAATTAAATCTTGAGAATGCCCCGGAACCTAATCTGGATCAATGGAACGAATTTCTCGATCGTCATAAAAACCCGAAGAGCCACGTAAAGATCGGTTTGATAGGGAAGTATGTAGAATTACAGGACAGCTATAAGTCTATCCTGGAGTCTTTTATCCATGCAGGTGCCGAGAATGAAGTGAAAGTAGATGTGGAATATATCCATTCAGAACATATAGATTCTAATACCATCAAGGATGTGGTTTCGCATCTGGACGGAATCCTGGTAGCGCCCGGGTTTGGAGAAAGAGGCGTGGAAGGTAAGATAGATGCAGTACGTTATGCGCGTGAGAATAATCTACCTTTCTTCGGAATTTGCCTGGGAATGCAAATGGCGGTGATAGAATACAGCCGAAACGTCCTGGGACTGGAAGGAGCTAATTCCACCGAAATGGATCCGGACACCCCTCACCCGGTTATCGACCTGATGGAAGAACAAAAAAATGTAACGCATAAAGGAGGTACTATGCGACTTGGATCATGGGCCTGTGAATTAAAGGAAGGATCTATTGTAAGTGGAGTATATAAAACAAAAGTGGTGAAGGAGCGGCATCGCCATCGTTATGAATACAATGACCATTACCGCGACCAACTGGAAGCAGCAGGAATGACGGCCACAGGTTTCAATCCCGATACTGGGCTGGTGGAGATCATAGAACTACCCTCTCACCCCTGGTTTGTAGGGGTGCAATACCATCCCGAATACAAGAGCACAGTAGCAAATCCGCATCCGTTATTTGTTGCATTTGTGAAAGCGGCTCGTGAACATTCGGAGAAATAA
- a CDS encoding DUF3820 family protein, producing the protein MTPGNKQEGTNPVPNAAHLIELANYKMPFGKYKEQYLVDLPEAYYVWFKQKGFPPGKLGRLMQEMHELKINGLEGMLRKLIE; encoded by the coding sequence ATGACTCCTGGAAATAAACAGGAAGGTACCAACCCTGTACCTAACGCTGCACATCTTATAGAACTCGCTAACTACAAAATGCCTTTTGGGAAGTACAAAGAGCAATATCTGGTCGATCTACCTGAGGCTTATTATGTGTGGTTCAAACAAAAAGGCTTTCCTCCGGGAAAATTAGGCCGGCTAATGCAGGAAATGCACGAGCTGAAAATTAATGGCCTGGAGGGTATGCTTCGTAAATTGATCGAATGA
- a CDS encoding DUF922 domain-containing protein has translation MKILLILAIPVLLLFPVENDKEKMQWDESRPLTWSDFKGVPNGSDDYVASTNSGISLSYSIGYRNGEYKFNFTVQSNFYPKQSWYRPEAASEYILKHEQTHFDISELHARKLRKKLMELDVTENVKADADKLYSEIEQERRDMQHRFDSDSDHSKLRELELEWRDFIASELEKYDSWK, from the coding sequence ATGAAAATCCTTTTAATCCTGGCAATCCCGGTCTTACTGTTATTCCCGGTTGAAAATGACAAGGAAAAAATGCAGTGGGATGAATCACGTCCGCTAACCTGGTCCGATTTCAAAGGGGTCCCTAATGGTTCCGATGATTACGTGGCTAGCACGAATAGCGGGATATCCTTATCATACTCGATTGGCTATCGCAACGGCGAGTATAAATTCAATTTTACTGTTCAAAGCAATTTTTACCCTAAACAATCCTGGTATCGTCCCGAGGCGGCTTCAGAATATATTCTGAAACATGAACAGACACACTTCGATATTTCCGAACTACACGCCCGAAAGCTGAGGAAAAAACTTATGGAACTCGATGTTACCGAAAACGTAAAGGCAGATGCCGATAAATTGTATAGTGAGATCGAACAGGAGAGACGAGATATGCAACATCGGTTTGATAGTGATAGTGATCATTCCAAACTTCGTGAACTGGAACTCGAATGGAGGGACTTCATTGCTTCCGAATTAGAGAAATATGACTCCTGGAAATAA
- a CDS encoding OsmC family protein, whose protein sequence is MSTSKVTYLGDLRTQCEHLRSGNTYITDAPLDNNGKGEAFSPTDTVATGLANCMLTVMGIKARDLGVVLDGSTAVVTKIMAANPRRIAEIEIEMSLPSNVSNKHQKILENTGNTCPVHHSLHPDIQKRIHFNWDSF, encoded by the coding sequence ATGAGTACTTCTAAAGTAACCTATCTGGGAGATCTGCGTACCCAATGTGAACATCTACGGTCGGGAAATACCTATATCACAGATGCCCCGCTCGATAATAACGGAAAAGGAGAAGCTTTTTCTCCTACCGATACAGTGGCAACAGGACTCGCAAATTGTATGCTTACCGTTATGGGTATAAAGGCCAGGGACCTTGGTGTGGTCCTCGACGGCTCAACTGCCGTGGTTACCAAAATAATGGCTGCAAATCCCCGGCGTATTGCTGAAATAGAGATAGAAATGTCTCTCCCTTCCAATGTTTCCAACAAGCATCAAAAAATCTTAGAAAATACCGGAAATACCTGCCCGGTGCATCATAGTTTGCATCCCGATATACAAAAACGTATCCATTTTAATTGGGACAGCTTTTAA